The window CGCGGACAGGCTCGTCATTCGCAAGCTCGACTTCTCGCACTTCCCGAAGGTCACGATCTCCGCCCAGGTCAGCGGTGCCACCCCCGACCCGAACTCCTTCGCGCTTCGCGAGAACGGCAAGATCGTCAACTCGATCGAGGTCGTGCCACTCGGAAAGACGGACACCCCGGTCGGGATCGCGCTGGTGATCGACATCTCCGGGTCGATGCGGCAGGGCTCGAAGCTGGTGGCGGCCAAGGAGGCGGCCAAGCAGTTCGTGTCCCAGAAGCTCGAGAACGATCAGATCGCCATCGTGGCGTTCAACCAGACGGCGCAGGTCGTCTCGGGGTTCACCGCCGATCAGGCCCTCCTCAACCACGCCATCGACGGACTCAACGCCACCGGCGAGACCGCCCTCTTCGACGGCGTCCGGAGCGCGGCCACGCTCTTCGGAGACCGACCGGACCTCCAGGCCAACATCGTGGTGCTGTCGGACGGCGCAGACACGGCGTCCCAGAACAACGTCGACGCGGCGGAAGCGTCGGTGCTGACCGCCAAGGCGTCTCTCTTCGCAGTAGGTCTCCTCGGTGGTGAGTTCGACGCCGCCTCCCTGCGCAGGCTGTCATCGGCCAGCGGCGGGACCTACACGGAGACGACCGACCCCGAGTCGCTGAAGAGCGTCTACCAGACGGTCCAGCGCGACATCCAGAACCAGTTCGAGATCTCGTACACGTCGTCGGCCTCGGGCAGTGTCAAGATCAGCCTGGCCGCGGGCGGCGTCCTCGCCTTCGCCGGGCCTGTCAACGCCGGCTCGGTGGCCGAGGGCGTGAGCGCCTCGCCCCAGGTGGTCGACTCGTCGCCGTTCGCCGGTGCCCTCGGCAACTCGGCGTCCCTCGTCGGAATCGCCGTCGTGGCCTTCCTCGCCGTCGCACTCGTGGTCGTCGGCGTCGTCGCCCTCACGCGGACAGGAATCCCCGGGCTGGCGACCAGGCTCCAGCCCTACGGCCCCGAGGGCGGCACGGCGTTCGAGACCCAGGCCGGCAGCGAGATCGACCTGGCGCAGACCCGTCTGGTGCAGCGGGCGGTGGCGGCCACGGCCCGCCTGGCGAAGGGCGGGAACGTCCTCGAGACGCTCGAGAAGAAGCTCGACCAGGCGGACCTCCCGGTCCGACCGGCTGAAGCCCTGTTCTTCTACGTCGTGGGGCTGTTCGCCCTGGTCTTGGCCACGCTGCTGCTCTCGGGTCTGTTCTTCGCCATCCTGGCCCTGATCGTGTTCGGGCTCTCGCCCTTCGCCGTCCTGAACGTGCTCGGGCGCCGCCGGCAACGGCGATTCGCGTCGCAGCTCCCCGACGTCCTGCGCCTGCTGGCCAGCTCGCTGCGGGCCGGGTTCTCGCTCCTCCAGGCCGCCGACGCCACCGCCGACCAGATGGACGGCCCGATGGCCAAGGAGCTCCACCGGGTCCTCGTCGAGGCTCGTCTCGGCCGTCCGCTCGAGCAGGCCATGGAGGACTCGGCCAAGCGGGTGCAGGTGCCCGACTACGACTGGGTCGTGATGGCGATCGGGATCCAGCGTGAGGTCGGTGGCAACCTGGCCGAGCTGCTGTCCACCGTCGCCGACACCATGGTCGCCCGAGAGCGGCTCCGCCAGGAGGTCAAGACCCTGACCGCAGAAGGTCGCCTGAGCGCCATGGTCCTGGCTGCGCTGCCGGTCCTCATCGGCGCCGCCGTCTACGTCCTCAACCCCAGCTACCTCGACCCCATCCTCCACCGCACCGGTGGCCAGATCATGATCCTCGGCGCCATCGCCGCCGGCATCGCCGGGTTCGTGTGGATGCGCAAGATCATCGACATTCCTGCCTGATCATGCTGCTCCTCGCCATCGCCGCCGTCTTCGGAGCTGTCGTCCTCGTCGCCTTGGCGGCCACCTCCCAGCTCGAGTCGAGGGCCGCCGTGCGGTCCTCGCTGCGCCAGATCGGCGACTACGAGGTGGCCTCGGTACGAGCCGAGGAGCTGAGCCGCTCGATCGGCGCGCGCCTCGGCGCGCCGGCGGCCCAGCGCCTCGTCGGCCTCGGGCGCCGGTTCACGCCCGCCGGCTACGCCGCCCAGTCGGCCGACAAGCTCACCCAGGCGGGCAAGGCGAGATCCGACGACCTCGATCGCTTCCTGGCCATCCGTGTCGTCACCATCGCCCTCGTCCCCGTCGTGGTCCTTCTGGCATTTCTCCTGCTCGACGTGGGGAACCGGCTGAAATGGTCAATCGCACTGTTCGGCGCCATGCTGCTGGTCCTCGGGCCGGACGCCCAGCTCAACCGGAAGGTCGAGGAGCGCCGCTACGCGATCCAGCTCCAGCTCCCCGACGTGCTCGACCTCCTCACCATCAGCGTGGAGGCGGGCCTCGGCTTCGAGCAGGCCTTGGACCGCACCGTGAGCTCCGTGCCCGGCGCGCTGGCCGAGGAGTTCGGCCGCATGCTTGGCGAGGTGCGAGCCGGTTCGAGCAGAGCCGATGCCCTCCGTGCGTTCGAGCAACGGACCGGCGTGCCCGAGGTGAAGTCGTTCGTGCTGGCGCTGCTCCAGGCTGACGCTTTCGGTGTGTCCATCGGCCGGGTGCTGCGCCTCCAGGCCGACGAGATGCGGGTGCGCCGGCGCCAGCTGGCCGAGGAGATGGCGCAGAAGGCACCGGTCAAGATGCTCTTCCCGATGGTCTTCTGCATCTTCCCGGCGCTGTTCGTCGTCGTGCTCGGTCCTGCCTTCATCACGACCCTCGAGGGCCTCCGGAACTCGTGAAGCCCACGCTGCGGCCGCCGTCGGCCGCTGCGGTGACGGGCGGTGCGGCGGCTCTGTGGGGCTTGGCCATCGGGCTGCGGCCCCTGGGTGACAACTCGGCACTGACCCACCTGGCCACCGGGCGCCTGATCCTCGACCACGGCGTGCCGAGCGGGGACCCGTTCTCTTTCTCCGCCCCCGGGACAGCCTGGACGGTGTCGTCCTGGCTCGCGTCCGTGGGCATGGCCCTGGCCGAGCGGGTCAACGAAGCGCACGGCGTCCTCCTCGCCCGCACGGTGGTGACGACCGCCCTCGCCGTCCTGGCGTGGCGCCTCACCCGTCCCGCCGGCACGCTGGCGGGACGGATCATCGCCGTCAGCGTGGTGCTCGTGCTCGGCAGCGGCGGGTGGCCGGAGCGACCCCTCCTGCTGGGGCTGCTGTTCCTGGCCACCGTCGCCGTGGTCGTCGAGGACGACCGGCGCCGCCCGTGGCTGGTCGCCCCAGTCATGTGGCTGTGGGTCAACGTCCACGGGAGCTTCCCGCTGGGTGTCGTGTACCTCGTTGCCCGTCTGGCCGGGAGGAAGCTCGACGGGGAGCCCGCCGGGCGGCTGCGGACGGTCACGCTGGCTGCAGGCGCCGGCACGCTCGCCGGTGCGATCAACCCGGTCGGACCGCGGCTGCTGACCTTTCCGTTCCACCTCCTCGGCCGCCACGACCTGCTGGCCCGCGTCGTGGAGTGGCGCTCGCCGACCTTCTCCGAGCCGCCCAACCTGTTCTTCCTCGCCGCCGTGCTCCTCGCCGTGGCACTGGCCGGTCGGCGCCGGTCGTGGGAGGACGGGCTGGTGGCCGCTGCGTTCGGTACCGCCGCCTGCCTCGGCCAGCGCAACCTCACCCTCGCCGCCGTGGCCCTGGCGCCGGTGCTCGCCCGCGGCCTGTCCGGCCTTGGCACGGTCGAGGGCAGGGAGCGCAACAGGGCGACGGCGGTCGCGGCCATGGCGCTGGGCGTGGTGGCGGTGACGTTGGTCGCCTCGTCGCTCCAGCGGAACGCCTACGACCTCACGAAGTATCCGGTGCGCCAGCTGGCGTGGATGGAGGACCAGGGACTCTTCGATGGTCGGGTGGCCACGCAGGACTTCGTCGGCAACCTGGTGATGTTGCGCGAGGGCCCCGGTCCGCACGTCTTCTTCGACGACCGCTACGACATGTACCCCCGGCAGGTGATCCGCGATGCCGTGGCGCTGCTCGACGGCGATGAGGGATGGCAGCGCCGTCTCGACACCTACCGCATCGACGCCGTCCTCTGGGAGCGGTCGAGGCCCTTGGCCGGCCTGCTGGCGCTCGACCCGGGATGGCGGATCGTCCGCAAGGACAAGGACTGGGTCGTGGCACTACGGACGCCTCCGACCTAGGTCGGAGGCGTCCGTGGTACCGCTGTTCCTTCGTACTGCTTACTGGAGCGCGCTGCCCGTCGAGCTCAGGCTGTTGTTGGCGCCCTTGCCGATGAGGGTGATGGCGCCGATGCAGACGACGGCGATGAGGGCCAGCAGCAGGGCGTACTCCACGAGGCTGGCGCCCCGCTCGTCGCGTACGCGCGAGCGGATCACGGTCTGGCAGTAGGTCCAGCAGGCGGTCAGGGTGTCCATCGTCTCTCTTGCTTCCTCTCGATCGGTCAGCAGAAGTATCGGGGTTTCGAGCCCACGGATGAATAGGGCATTTGACCAAGACTGCGGTGTCTGCCGTGCGCTCGCGGTGGCGCCCCGGTCAGGGAAGGCGGCTGGCGGTGCTGCTCAGGCTGGCGGCCGTCGTCTCGCCGATCATGGTCACTGCCGCGATGCAGAACGCGGCGATGAGCGAGACCAGCAGTGCGTACTCGATCACGCTCGCCCCCCGCTCCACCCCGACGCGCGACCGGAACACGGCCCAGTAGTGCGTCCACACGTTCCACAATGCTTCCATGGTGGTTCCTCCGCCGTCGCTGCCCGGTATCTGATGATCGGCAGAAACGGCAGGGAGTCCATAGGCAAACTGACCAAACACGTGCGCTCATGTGTCCGAACGCGCCGATGGCGTCCCAATTGGGACGCCATCGGCGTGCTCTGGCCCTCACGACCTGGGGGTCGGGGCACCGCCTCCCCGGTCTTCCCGGGGCGGCGGGCGCTACTGGATGGCGCTGCCGACCGAGCTGAGCTTGTTGTTGGCGCCCTTGCCGATCAGGGTGATGGCACCGATGCAGACGACGGCGATGAGCGCGAGAAGCAGCGCGTACTCGACGAGGCTGGCGCCACGCTCATCCTTGATGTGCTTGCGAACGACGGTCTGGCAGTAGGCCCAGCAGATGTTGACGAGATCCATTTTTCCACTCCTGGTCGTGACGTTGGCTGTCAGACAAGTCTCGACTGGAAACGGCGGTTTCCCTATAGGCCATCTGACCAATTCTCGTGGAGCC is drawn from Acidimicrobiales bacterium and contains these coding sequences:
- a CDS encoding type II secretion system F family protein, whose amino-acid sequence is MRRLIAALFVAALSLGAVAAPASAADRLVIRKLDFSHFPKVTISAQVSGATPDPNSFALRENGKIVNSIEVVPLGKTDTPVGIALVIDISGSMRQGSKLVAAKEAAKQFVSQKLENDQIAIVAFNQTAQVVSGFTADQALLNHAIDGLNATGETALFDGVRSAATLFGDRPDLQANIVVLSDGADTASQNNVDAAEASVLTAKASLFAVGLLGGEFDAASLRRLSSASGGTYTETTDPESLKSVYQTVQRDIQNQFEISYTSSASGSVKISLAAGGVLAFAGPVNAGSVAEGVSASPQVVDSSPFAGALGNSASLVGIAVVAFLAVALVVVGVVALTRTGIPGLATRLQPYGPEGGTAFETQAGSEIDLAQTRLVQRAVAATARLAKGGNVLETLEKKLDQADLPVRPAEALFFYVVGLFALVLATLLLSGLFFAILALIVFGLSPFAVLNVLGRRRQRRFASQLPDVLRLLASSLRAGFSLLQAADATADQMDGPMAKELHRVLVEARLGRPLEQAMEDSAKRVQVPDYDWVVMAIGIQREVGGNLAELLSTVADTMVARERLRQEVKTLTAEGRLSAMVLAALPVLIGAAVYVLNPSYLDPILHRTGGQIMILGAIAAGIAGFVWMRKIIDIPA
- a CDS encoding type II secretion system F family protein, with the translated sequence MLLLAIAAVFGAVVLVALAATSQLESRAAVRSSLRQIGDYEVASVRAEELSRSIGARLGAPAAQRLVGLGRRFTPAGYAAQSADKLTQAGKARSDDLDRFLAIRVVTIALVPVVVLLAFLLLDVGNRLKWSIALFGAMLLVLGPDAQLNRKVEERRYAIQLQLPDVLDLLTISVEAGLGFEQALDRTVSSVPGALAEEFGRMLGEVRAGSSRADALRAFEQRTGVPEVKSFVLALLQADAFGVSIGRVLRLQADEMRVRRRQLAEEMAQKAPVKMLFPMVFCIFPALFVVVLGPAFITTLEGLRNS
- a CDS encoding Flp family type IVb pilin, with the protein product MDTLTACWTYCQTVIRSRVRDERGASLVEYALLLALIAVVCIGAITLIGKGANNSLSSTGSALQ
- a CDS encoding Flp family type IVb pilin; the encoded protein is MDLVNICWAYCQTVVRKHIKDERGASLVEYALLLALIAVVCIGAITLIGKGANNKLSSVGSAIQ